One Comamonas endophytica DNA window includes the following coding sequences:
- a CDS encoding amidohydrolase/deacetylase family metallohydrolase has translation MRSMLLTGGRVIDPTVGRDGVFDVLVAEGRIAAIGQDMGSGVSADTQRIDCRGKLVLPGLIDTHAHVYQGVTGRFGLNPDMCGVHSGVTTLVDQGGPSCITLPGFRQYVAEPSKTRVLAYLSAYLVGGLEGHYYPELYRPECLDVEATVRSARENRDLVRGLKAHAEIGGFARWGVDVMRIATRIGREADLPVYIHFGQLWPRPEEGGLAVNPDSIFNQVVEMLKPGDILAHPFSRHPGGFVELDGKLHPLVHEAIRRGLKIDVGHGSHFSYQTARIVLDAGVIPDTLGADMHGYNTQVAAPAGTPDSHPDEEDHIFKGKTRFSLVSAMTSMLALGLPLAHVVAMVTRNAARMVGMEGELGTLKVGGVADISVLDDARGRWVLRDNEGTEVVTRQMLTPAFCLRAGERFDATAAILPQPQEAASAVHA, from the coding sequence ATGCGCAGCATGCTATTGACAGGGGGACGCGTGATCGACCCCACGGTGGGCCGGGACGGCGTTTTCGATGTGCTGGTGGCCGAGGGCCGCATTGCCGCCATCGGGCAGGACATGGGAAGCGGAGTGTCCGCGGACACGCAGCGCATCGATTGCCGCGGCAAGCTGGTGCTGCCGGGCCTGATCGACACCCATGCCCATGTCTACCAGGGCGTGACGGGGCGCTTCGGCCTCAATCCCGATATGTGCGGCGTGCACTCGGGCGTGACCACACTGGTGGACCAGGGCGGGCCCAGCTGCATCACCCTGCCGGGCTTTCGCCAGTATGTGGCCGAGCCCTCCAAGACCCGGGTGCTGGCCTATCTCTCGGCCTATCTGGTCGGCGGGCTGGAAGGGCACTACTACCCCGAACTCTACCGGCCCGAATGCCTGGACGTCGAGGCCACGGTGCGCTCGGCGCGCGAGAACCGCGACCTGGTGCGCGGCCTGAAGGCGCATGCCGAGATCGGCGGCTTCGCGCGCTGGGGCGTCGATGTGATGCGCATCGCCACGCGCATCGGGCGCGAGGCGGATCTGCCGGTGTATATCCACTTCGGCCAGCTCTGGCCCAGGCCCGAGGAGGGCGGGCTGGCCGTGAATCCCGACTCGATCTTCAACCAGGTGGTGGAGATGCTCAAGCCGGGCGACATCCTGGCCCACCCGTTCAGCCGCCATCCGGGCGGCTTCGTCGAGCTCGACGGCAAGCTGCATCCACTGGTGCACGAAGCCATCCGGCGCGGCCTGAAGATCGATGTCGGCCATGGCTCGCACTTCAGCTACCAGACGGCGCGCATCGTGCTCGATGCCGGCGTCATCCCCGACACGCTGGGCGCCGACATGCATGGCTACAACACCCAGGTCGCGGCGCCCGCGGGCACGCCCGACAGCCACCCTGATGAAGAGGACCATATCTTCAAGGGCAAGACGCGCTTCAGCCTGGTGTCCGCCATGACCAGCATGCTGGCGCTGGGCCTGCCGCTGGCGCATGTCGTGGCGATGGTGACGCGCAACGCGGCGCGCATGGTCGGCATGGAAGGCGAGCTGGGCACGCTCAAGGTGGGCGGCGTGGCCGACATCAGCGTGCTCGACGATGCGCGCGGCCGCTGGGTGCTGCGCGACAACGAGGGCACGGAGGTGGTCACCCGGCAGATGCTGACCCCGGCGTTCTGCCTGCGCGCCGGCGAGCGTTTCGACGCCACCGCCGCCATCCTTCCGCAGCCGCAGGAGGCCGCCAGTGCCGTCCATGCCTGA
- a CDS encoding gamma-glutamyltransferase family protein, whose amino-acid sequence MTQPVRGRRGMAVAPHALASQSALAVLREGGNAIEAMVAAAATIAVAYPHMNGIGGDSFWLVGLPDGGSTEVIGIDACGASALGADIAQYAGQGAIPFRGPGAALTMAGTLSGWAKALEISRTRLGGRMPLERLLADAIDGAARGVPVTRSQQRNTEARQAELAGVSGFAEAFMPEGVVPGVGSLFRQPRLAATFEQLARAGLDDFYRGDLARSLARDLAQVGSALTLADLQRHQALLRTPLQLAHSAGTLYNMPPPTQGLVSLIILGLMDRLGVERFDHLGADYVHAAAECVKQAFAVRDRCITDPACMTVDPASFLTPEALDGMAARIDMGRAAAWGQGKGPADTIWMGVIDGQGRAVSMIQSIYHEFGSGVVLAESGVNWQNRGASFSLDPAHINALAPGKKPFHTLNPALALLNDGRSMVYGNMGGDGQPQTQSAVFTRSVVHGLDPQAAIEAPRWLLGRTWGQSSDTLKLEGRFPAETVRALKERGHPVEVLADFDETFGHAGCIVREPSGSLCGGFDPRSDGSVAAF is encoded by the coding sequence ATGACCCAACCCGTGAGAGGGCGCCGCGGCATGGCCGTGGCGCCGCATGCCCTGGCGTCGCAATCGGCGCTGGCCGTCCTGCGCGAGGGCGGCAATGCCATTGAAGCGATGGTCGCGGCTGCCGCCACCATTGCCGTCGCCTACCCGCATATGAACGGCATCGGCGGCGACAGCTTCTGGCTCGTCGGCCTGCCCGATGGCGGCAGTACCGAAGTCATCGGCATCGATGCCTGCGGCGCCAGCGCGCTGGGCGCCGATATCGCCCAATACGCGGGCCAGGGTGCCATTCCCTTTCGCGGTCCCGGCGCGGCGCTCACCATGGCGGGCACGCTCTCGGGATGGGCCAAGGCGCTGGAGATCAGCCGCACGCGCCTGGGCGGGCGCATGCCTTTGGAGCGCCTGCTGGCCGATGCCATCGATGGCGCGGCCCGGGGCGTGCCCGTGACCCGCAGCCAGCAGCGCAACACCGAGGCCAGGCAGGCCGAACTGGCGGGCGTGAGCGGCTTTGCCGAGGCCTTCATGCCCGAGGGCGTAGTGCCTGGCGTGGGCTCCCTGTTCAGACAGCCGCGCCTGGCCGCCACCTTCGAGCAGCTGGCGCGCGCCGGGCTGGACGACTTCTACCGCGGCGACCTGGCGCGCAGCCTGGCGCGCGATCTGGCGCAGGTGGGCAGCGCGCTGACGCTGGCGGATCTGCAGCGCCACCAGGCGCTGCTGCGCACGCCGCTGCAGCTGGCGCACAGCGCCGGCACGCTCTACAACATGCCGCCGCCGACGCAGGGCCTGGTGTCGTTGATCATCCTCGGCCTGATGGACCGGCTGGGCGTGGAGCGCTTCGATCACCTCGGCGCGGACTATGTGCATGCGGCGGCGGAATGCGTGAAGCAGGCCTTTGCCGTGCGCGACCGCTGCATCACCGACCCGGCCTGCATGACGGTGGACCCCGCCAGCTTCCTCACTCCCGAAGCGCTCGACGGCATGGCCGCGCGCATCGACATGGGCCGGGCCGCGGCCTGGGGGCAGGGGAAAGGGCCGGCGGACACCATCTGGATGGGGGTGATCGACGGCCAGGGCCGTGCGGTGTCGATGATCCAGAGCATCTACCACGAATTCGGCTCGGGCGTCGTGCTGGCGGAGAGCGGCGTGAACTGGCAGAACCGCGGCGCCTCCTTCTCGCTCGACCCGGCGCACATCAACGCGCTGGCGCCGGGCAAGAAACCGTTCCACACGCTGAACCCGGCGCTGGCGCTGCTGAACGACGGGCGCAGCATGGTCTACGGAAACATGGGCGGCGACGGCCAGCCGCAGACCCAGTCGGCGGTGTTCACCCGCAGCGTCGTGCACGGCCTCGATCCGCAGGCCGCGATCGAGGCGCCGCGCTGGCTGCTCGGCCGCACCTGGGGCCAGAGCAGCGACACGCTCAAACTCGAGGGGCGCTTTCCCGCGGAAACCGTGCGCGCCTTGAAAGAGCGCGGCCATCCGGTCGAAGTGCTGGCGGATTTCGACGAGACCTTCGGCCATGCCGGCTGCATCGTGCGCGAACCCTCGGGCAGCCTTTGCGGCGGCTTCGACCCGCGCTCGGATGGCAGCGTGGCCGCGTTCTAG
- a CDS encoding MarR family winged helix-turn-helix transcriptional regulator — MKTEASQASLRAQLDEYYQRSALFSRPGFLLRRLHQIHTGLFAQETGEHGVTPVQYSVLTILVALGEMDQNTLALEIGLERSSVAEVLPRLEAREVVERRQSTRDRRVKLVRITRKGRALVKRMEQAAQRAHDRTIAPIPPEERELFLLQLSRLVEAHNDTSVVPLRIR, encoded by the coding sequence ATGAAGACCGAAGCCTCCCAGGCGTCCCTGCGCGCCCAGCTCGACGAGTACTACCAGCGCTCCGCGCTCTTTTCGCGGCCGGGATTCCTGCTGCGCCGGCTGCACCAGATCCATACCGGGCTGTTCGCCCAGGAGACCGGCGAGCATGGCGTGACGCCGGTGCAGTACAGCGTCCTCACCATCCTGGTGGCGCTCGGGGAAATGGACCAGAACACGCTGGCGCTGGAGATCGGCCTGGAGCGCTCGAGCGTGGCGGAAGTGCTGCCGCGCCTGGAAGCGCGCGAGGTCGTCGAGCGGCGCCAGTCCACGCGCGACCGTCGGGTCAAGCTGGTGCGCATCACGCGCAAGGGCCGCGCGCTGGTCAAGCGCATGGAGCAGGCCGCGCAGCGCGCGCACGACCGCACCATTGCCCCGATCCCCCCCGAGGAACGCGAGCTCTTCCTGCTGCAGCTCAGCCGCCTGGTCGAGGCGCACAACGACACCAGCGTGGTGCCGCTGCGCATCCGCTGA